The Lysobacter capsici genome has a segment encoding these proteins:
- a CDS encoding substrate-binding domain-containing protein produces MHRNKLHISLLAVSVLMAAAGSATAADLYAGGATFPAPAYVGDLYNSLSPKARLSRDAAITAPAVGFSVAGLGNSTGSKVPVFAKYRTLFPSDAVSYCQTGSGTGKKVLNNDTVFANGNCGDASSAAATGFTALSTTPDFIGTDSPISTADYNTFNTNMASTRTAIVQIPTIAGAIALPFKDNAATGLTSVALTTQQVCQIYSAQITDWADSRLGLTLSGSPHPITIVYRSEGSGTSFAFTSYLAAQCNGKFGVAAGYFKPDQSFAAAVTQAGSLPAYAAVSPQSGNSGVVSKVKTTTDALGYADIAEVLSQGVMYASVNGFDPAALPASISITPANLLSGQVLNGATTAAVPGSAPAAAKNCLRLVSPAAPISSAYPIVAITYVAGYYAGNPAANVTPIKNLFKLFYDTTNRPALPTGYAYVDGNALFRSSVVSSVNSCIN; encoded by the coding sequence GTGCATCGCAACAAGCTTCATATCAGCCTGCTGGCTGTCAGCGTTCTCATGGCCGCCGCCGGTTCGGCGACCGCGGCCGACCTGTATGCCGGTGGCGCCACCTTCCCGGCGCCGGCGTATGTCGGCGACCTGTACAACTCGCTGAGCCCGAAGGCGCGCCTGTCGCGCGACGCCGCGATCACCGCGCCGGCCGTCGGCTTCAGCGTTGCCGGTCTGGGCAACTCGACCGGCAGCAAAGTTCCGGTGTTCGCCAAGTACCGCACGCTGTTTCCCAGCGACGCGGTCTCCTACTGCCAGACCGGCAGCGGCACCGGCAAGAAGGTGTTGAACAACGACACCGTGTTCGCCAACGGCAACTGCGGCGACGCCTCCAGCGCCGCGGCCACCGGCTTCACCGCGCTGAGCACCACCCCGGACTTCATCGGCACCGACTCGCCGATCAGCACCGCGGACTACAACACCTTCAACACCAACATGGCCTCGACCCGCACCGCGATCGTGCAGATCCCGACCATCGCCGGCGCCATCGCCCTGCCGTTCAAGGACAACGCCGCCACCGGTCTGACCTCGGTCGCGCTGACCACCCAGCAGGTCTGCCAGATCTATTCGGCGCAGATCACCGATTGGGCCGACTCGCGCCTGGGCCTGACCCTGAGCGGTTCGCCGCACCCGATCACGATCGTCTACCGCAGCGAAGGCAGCGGCACCTCGTTCGCGTTCACCAGCTACCTGGCCGCTCAGTGCAACGGCAAGTTCGGCGTCGCCGCCGGTTACTTCAAGCCCGACCAGAGCTTCGCCGCCGCCGTCACCCAGGCCGGCAGCCTGCCGGCCTATGCCGCCGTCTCGCCGCAGAGCGGCAACAGCGGCGTGGTGTCGAAGGTCAAGACCACCACCGACGCGCTCGGCTACGCCGACATCGCCGAAGTGCTGTCGCAGGGCGTGATGTACGCCAGCGTCAACGGCTTCGACCCGGCCGCGCTGCCGGCCTCGATCAGCATCACCCCGGCCAACCTGCTGTCGGGTCAGGTGCTCAACGGCGCCACCACCGCCGCCGTTCCGGGCTCGGCTCCGGCCGCCGCCAAGAACTGCCTGCGTCTGGTCAGCCCGGCCGCGCCGATCTCCAGCGCCTACCCGATCGTCGCGATCACCTACGTCGCCGGTTACTACGCGGGCAACCCGGCCGCCAACGTCACCCCGATCAAGAACCTGTTCAAGCTGTTCTACGACACCACCAACCGTCCGGCCCTGCCGACCGGTTATGCCTACGTCGACGGCAACGCGCTGTTCCGCAGCTCGGTCGTTTCCTCGGTCAACAGCTGCATCAACTGA
- a CDS encoding ABC transporter permease subunit: protein MVLGYAFLYLPIVSVIVYSFSGSDRATTWGGFSLQWYGALLRNEQILEAAQRSLTIAAISATAAVALGTASGLALSRFGRFPGRGLLSLMNSAPMVMPDVMLGLSSLLLFVGLQQIFGWPERGMTTITLAHITLTACYVTVVVRSRMTSMDASLEEAAMDLGAKPWRVFFVITLPLIAPALLAGWLLAFTLSLDDLVIASFTSGPGSTTLPMLVYSKVKIGVTPEINALTTIIVVLVAIGVSLAGVLMHRRERSLARLRD from the coding sequence ATGGTGCTGGGCTACGCGTTCTTGTACCTGCCGATCGTGTCGGTGATCGTGTACTCGTTCAGCGGCTCGGACCGCGCCACCACCTGGGGCGGGTTCTCGCTGCAGTGGTACGGCGCGCTGCTGCGCAACGAGCAGATTCTCGAAGCCGCGCAGCGCAGCCTCACGATCGCCGCGATCTCGGCCACCGCCGCGGTCGCGCTGGGCACCGCGAGCGGTCTGGCCTTGTCGCGGTTCGGCCGGTTTCCCGGGCGCGGATTGCTGAGCCTGATGAATTCGGCGCCGATGGTGATGCCGGACGTGATGCTCGGCCTGTCTTCGCTGCTGCTGTTCGTCGGCCTGCAGCAGATCTTCGGCTGGCCCGAGCGCGGCATGACCACGATCACCCTCGCCCACATCACCTTGACCGCGTGCTACGTCACCGTGGTGGTGCGTTCGCGCATGACCTCGATGGACGCCAGCCTGGAAGAGGCGGCGATGGACCTGGGCGCGAAGCCGTGGCGGGTGTTCTTCGTGATCACCCTGCCGTTGATCGCGCCGGCCTTGCTGGCCGGTTGGCTGCTCGCCTTCACCTTGTCGCTGGACGACCTGGTGATCGCCAGCTTCACCTCCGGCCCGGGTTCGACCACCCTGCCGATGCTGGTGTATTCGAAGGTCAAGATCGGCGTGACCCCGGAGATCAACGCGCTGACCACGATCATCGTGGTGCTGGTGGCGATCGGCGTCAGCCTGGCCGGCGTGCTGATGCATCGGCGCGAGCGGAGTTTGGCGCGGTTGCGCGATTGA
- a CDS encoding ABC transporter permease subunit codes for MLWLALFFCVPFLIVLKISFAQAVFGQVPPYTPLLETSADGATSLRLHASNYAALLADPLYIAAYLKSLLFASVSTLCCLLLGYPIAYGIARAPRSLRLLLLVLVILPFWTSSLLRTYALIGLLRANGVISQALAAVGIIEPGQAVLHTDLAVYIGIAYNYMPFMILPLAATLIRLDFTLLEAAADLGAKPWQAFVRVTLPLSFPGILAGTLLVFIPAVGEFVIPDVLGGPDALTIGRVLWTEFFTNRDWPLTAAIAVAMLLLIVLPTLLFEYVENRRVAREAQS; via the coding sequence ATGCTGTGGCTGGCGCTGTTCTTCTGCGTGCCGTTCCTGATCGTGCTGAAGATCAGCTTCGCCCAGGCGGTGTTCGGGCAGGTGCCGCCGTATACGCCGCTATTGGAAACCAGCGCCGACGGCGCGACCTCGCTGCGCCTGCACGCGTCCAACTACGCTGCGCTGCTGGCCGATCCGCTGTACATCGCGGCCTATCTGAAGTCGCTGTTGTTCGCTTCGGTTTCGACCCTGTGCTGTCTGTTGCTGGGTTATCCGATCGCCTACGGCATCGCGCGCGCGCCGCGCAGCCTGCGTCTGTTGTTGCTGGTGCTGGTGATCCTGCCGTTCTGGACCAGTTCGCTGCTGCGCACCTACGCGCTGATCGGCCTGCTGCGCGCCAACGGTGTGATCAGTCAGGCGCTGGCCGCGGTCGGCATCATCGAGCCGGGCCAGGCGGTACTGCATACGGACTTGGCGGTGTACATCGGCATCGCCTACAACTACATGCCCTTCATGATCCTGCCGCTCGCGGCGACCCTGATCCGCCTGGATTTCACCTTGCTCGAAGCCGCCGCCGACCTCGGCGCGAAACCCTGGCAGGCGTTCGTGCGGGTGACCTTGCCGCTGTCGTTTCCGGGCATTCTCGCCGGCACCTTGCTGGTGTTCATCCCGGCGGTCGGCGAATTCGTGATTCCCGATGTGCTCGGCGGCCCCGACGCGCTGACCATCGGCCGAGTGCTGTGGACCGAGTTCTTCACCAACCGCGACTGGCCGCTGACCGCGGCGATCGCGGTTGCGATGCTGCTGTTGATCGTGCTGCCGACCTTGTTGTTCGAGTACGTCGAGAACCGGCGCGTCGCGCGCGAGGCGCAGTCGTGA
- a CDS encoding ABC transporter ATP-binding protein, with product MEPWRDPAAQPFVRIEGVTKTFGKVYACDDISLDVYRGEFFALLGGSGSGKSTLLRVLAGFESPDRGRVLIDGVDVTDLPPYQRPVNMMFQSYALFPHMSVAQNIAFGLKHSSGADRLGAGEIRDRVQAMLELVRMPQLGNRRPDQLSGGQRQRVALARALAKQPKLLLLDEPLGALDKKLREHTQFELVSIQERVGTTFIMVTHDQEEAMTMSSRIAVMDAGRIVQVSTPAVLYEYPSTRFVAEFIGGINLLDGRVLGHDENNLRIQCDEVGGELLARHPDPLPEGTAVGIAVRPEKIDVHETRPEGMDNVVVGKVRDIAYLGDVSIYHVQTQAGAIVRVQETHVARSSQPHYDWDDTLWLSWDAASAVVLTS from the coding sequence ATCGAACCCTGGCGCGACCCGGCCGCGCAGCCGTTCGTGCGCATCGAGGGCGTGACCAAGACCTTCGGCAAGGTCTACGCCTGCGACGATATTTCCCTGGACGTTTACCGCGGCGAGTTCTTCGCCCTGCTCGGCGGTTCGGGCTCGGGCAAGAGCACGCTGCTGCGGGTGCTGGCCGGGTTCGAATCGCCCGATCGCGGGCGGGTGCTGATCGACGGCGTCGACGTGACCGACCTGCCGCCGTACCAGCGACCGGTCAATATGATGTTCCAAAGCTATGCGCTGTTCCCGCACATGAGCGTGGCTCAGAACATCGCCTTCGGGCTCAAGCATTCCAGCGGCGCGGATCGGCTCGGCGCGGGCGAGATCCGCGATCGGGTGCAGGCGATGCTGGAACTGGTGCGCATGCCGCAGCTCGGCAATCGCCGGCCCGATCAGTTGTCGGGCGGGCAGCGTCAGCGCGTGGCCTTGGCGCGCGCGCTGGCCAAGCAACCCAAGTTGCTGCTGCTCGATGAGCCGCTGGGCGCATTGGATAAAAAGCTGCGCGAGCACACCCAGTTCGAACTGGTCAGCATCCAGGAACGCGTCGGCACCACCTTCATCATGGTCACCCACGACCAGGAAGAAGCGATGACCATGTCCTCGCGCATCGCGGTCATGGACGCCGGCCGCATCGTCCAGGTCTCGACCCCGGCGGTGCTGTACGAATACCCGTCGACGCGGTTCGTCGCCGAGTTCATCGGCGGCATCAATCTGCTCGACGGCCGCGTGCTGGGTCACGACGAAAACAACCTGCGCATCCAGTGCGACGAGGTCGGCGGCGAACTGCTCGCGCGCCATCCCGATCCGCTGCCGGAAGGCACCGCGGTCGGCATCGCGGTGCGGCCGGAAAAAATCGACGTCCACGAGACCCGGCCCGAGGGCATGGACAACGTGGTGGTCGGCAAGGTCCGCGATATCGCCTACCTGGGCGATGTGTCGATCTACCACGTGCAGACGCAAGCCGGCGCGATCGTGCGGGTGCAGGAAACCCATGTCGCGCGCAGCTCGCAGCCGCATTACGATTGGGACGATACCTTGTGGCTGTCGTGGGATGCGGCCAGCGCGGTGGTGCTGACATCGTGA
- a CDS encoding polyamine ABC transporter substrate-binding protein, whose amino-acid sequence MILRLAPLACALLLTACGGGKPSDAPTAATPAGAEEKVLNVYNWSDYVADDTVKNFETANGIKVNYDVYDANETLESKLSAGASGYDVVFPSARPFAQRQVKAGMYAALDKSKLKNWNHLDPQLLLNLAAIDPGNAHLVPYMWGTTGLGINIDKIKAALGADAPLDSWSLLFDPANAAKLHKCGITVLDDDQETFGAALIWLGRDPNAGAADEIDAVRKVYGAIRPYVRTFNNAEYKDAFANGDACLVMGYSGDIAQASTDAFDAAKKAGQPAPNLRFVIPKEGAIRWVDVIAIPKDSKHLGNAHAFIDYLLDPKVAAAISNHVAYASANKDATALVDPAIAQDVGVYPPENVRAKLIDPKSLPEDVQRQRVRAWTSIKSGH is encoded by the coding sequence GTGATCCTGCGCCTCGCCCCGCTCGCCTGCGCCCTGCTGCTGACCGCCTGCGGCGGCGGCAAGCCGTCCGATGCCCCGACGGCCGCCACGCCGGCCGGCGCGGAGGAGAAGGTGCTCAACGTCTACAACTGGTCGGATTACGTCGCCGACGACACGGTCAAGAATTTCGAGACGGCCAACGGCATCAAGGTCAACTACGACGTCTACGACGCCAACGAAACCCTTGAAAGCAAGCTCAGCGCCGGTGCATCAGGCTACGACGTGGTGTTCCCGTCGGCGCGGCCGTTCGCGCAGCGCCAGGTCAAGGCCGGGATGTACGCCGCGCTGGACAAGAGCAAGCTCAAGAACTGGAATCACCTGGACCCGCAACTGCTGCTCAACCTCGCCGCGATCGATCCGGGCAACGCCCACCTGGTGCCGTACATGTGGGGCACCACCGGGCTGGGCATCAACATCGACAAGATCAAGGCCGCGCTCGGCGCCGATGCGCCGCTGGATTCGTGGTCGCTGCTGTTCGATCCGGCCAATGCCGCCAAGTTGCACAAGTGCGGCATCACCGTGCTCGACGACGATCAGGAAACCTTCGGCGCGGCGCTGATCTGGCTCGGCCGCGATCCCAATGCCGGCGCCGCCGACGAGATCGACGCGGTGCGCAAGGTCTACGGCGCGATCCGCCCGTACGTGCGCACCTTCAACAACGCCGAGTACAAGGACGCCTTCGCCAACGGCGACGCCTGCCTGGTGATGGGCTACTCGGGCGACATCGCCCAGGCCAGCACCGATGCCTTCGATGCGGCCAAGAAAGCCGGACAGCCGGCGCCGAACCTGCGCTTCGTGATTCCGAAGGAAGGCGCGATCCGCTGGGTCGATGTGATCGCGATCCCGAAGGACAGCAAGCACCTCGGCAACGCTCACGCCTTCATCGACTACTTGCTCGACCCCAAGGTCGCCGCGGCGATCAGCAACCATGTCGCCTATGCCAGCGCCAACAAGGACGCGACCGCGCTGGTCGATCCGGCGATCGCCCAGGACGTCGGCGTGTATCCGCCGGAAAACGTGCGCGCCAAGCTGATCGATCCCAAGAGCCTGCCCGAAGACGTGCAACGCCAGCGCGTGCGCGCCTGGACCAGCATCAAGAGCGGGCACTGA
- a CDS encoding TorF family putative porin, producing the protein MPIRPPNRSPLATAARAVALASLLLPLPALAQDDPPAAPASADAPWSVRGSVSAMSDYVWRGVSQTQEDPAVQAEINLEHSSGFYVGLWASSIDFTGAGEEDDGIDYELDGYLGWAGELRPGLELDLVLTRAAYPGARKGFDYDYTELEGTLSFAEYYHVGLAYSPDIFGLGGKGYYWNAGGEWPLGDSGFGLKAQFGHYDLQDAAGDSYNDYLLGVTREFGPVKAELQYTDTSSYGPKLSEALDDATLADGKVTLLVGWEF; encoded by the coding sequence ATGCCGATTCGCCCACCCAACCGTTCCCCGCTCGCCACCGCGGCGCGGGCCGTCGCGCTCGCCTCGCTGCTGCTGCCGTTGCCGGCATTGGCCCAGGACGATCCGCCCGCCGCTCCCGCGAGCGCCGACGCCCCATGGTCGGTGCGCGGCAGCGTCAGCGCGATGAGCGACTACGTCTGGCGCGGCGTATCCCAGACCCAGGAAGATCCCGCCGTGCAGGCCGAGATCAACCTCGAGCACAGCAGCGGCTTCTATGTCGGCCTGTGGGCGTCGAGCATCGACTTCACCGGCGCGGGCGAAGAGGACGACGGCATCGATTACGAACTCGACGGCTACCTCGGCTGGGCCGGCGAACTGCGTCCCGGCCTGGAACTCGACCTCGTGCTGACCCGCGCCGCGTATCCGGGCGCGCGCAAAGGTTTCGACTACGACTACACCGAGCTGGAAGGCACCTTGAGTTTCGCCGAGTACTACCACGTGGGCCTGGCCTATTCGCCGGACATCTTCGGCCTGGGCGGCAAGGGCTATTACTGGAACGCGGGCGGCGAGTGGCCGCTGGGCGACAGCGGTTTCGGATTGAAGGCGCAGTTCGGCCACTACGATCTGCAGGATGCGGCCGGGGACAGTTACAACGACTATCTGCTGGGCGTGACGCGCGAGTTCGGGCCGGTCAAGGCGGAGCTTCAGTACACCGATACGTCCAGCTATGGGCCGAAATTATCGGAGGCGTTGGACGATGCGACGTTGGCCGATGGCAAGGTGACGTTGTTGGTTGGTTGGGAGTTTTAA
- a CDS encoding LysR family transcriptional regulator: MNQIHNRTDQLDLNLLKVFEAVYREQNLSRAAQSLYLTPSAVSHALARLRQQFGDPLFVRDGRRMSPTPACQRIAPLLTDALSRLRELLQQWDRFDPAQARQGFRIGMPDATETALLPALAQALHAQAPGATLASVAVARRELGRELAAGQVDLAIDVALPISEPVRHQPLFQDGFCVVMRAGHALAKRLSLKQYLQARHVAVSTRASGQVIEDIALLNLGLQRPIALRCQNYHSACEVVAQSDALLTMPAGLAGRIIGRSRLLRVAVPFALPAAQLHLYWHANSEFDPANRWLREVVGGVCERGLFG; this comes from the coding sequence ATGAACCAGATTCATAACCGGACCGACCAGCTCGACCTCAACCTGCTCAAGGTGTTCGAGGCCGTGTACCGCGAGCAGAACCTCAGCCGCGCGGCGCAGTCGCTGTACCTCACGCCGTCGGCGGTGAGCCATGCCCTGGCGCGCCTGCGCCAACAATTCGGCGATCCGCTGTTCGTGCGCGACGGCCGGCGCATGAGCCCGACCCCGGCCTGCCAGCGCATCGCGCCGCTGCTGACCGACGCGCTCAGCCGCCTGCGCGAACTGCTGCAGCAATGGGATCGTTTCGATCCCGCCCAGGCCCGCCAGGGCTTCCGCATCGGCATGCCTGACGCGACCGAGACCGCCCTGCTGCCGGCCCTGGCGCAAGCACTGCACGCGCAGGCGCCGGGCGCGACCCTGGCCAGCGTGGCGGTGGCGCGGCGCGAACTGGGCCGCGAACTCGCCGCCGGCCAGGTCGACCTGGCCATCGACGTGGCCTTGCCGATCAGCGAACCGGTGCGGCATCAGCCCTTGTTTCAGGATGGCTTCTGCGTGGTGATGCGCGCCGGCCATGCGTTGGCCAAGCGGCTGAGCTTGAAGCAGTACCTGCAGGCGCGGCATGTCGCGGTGTCCACGCGCGCGAGCGGTCAGGTGATCGAGGACATCGCGCTGCTCAATCTCGGGCTGCAGCGACCGATCGCGCTGCGTTGCCAGAACTATCACTCGGCCTGCGAGGTGGTGGCGCAGTCCGATGCCTTGTTGACGATGCCCGCGGGGTTGGCGGGACGGATCATCGGCCGTTCGCGTTTGTTGCGGGTGGCGGTGCCGTTCGCGTTGCCGGCGGCGCAACTGCATCTATATTGGCATGCGAACAGCGAGTTCGATCCGGCCAATCGGTGGTTGCGGGAGGTGGTGGGCGGGGTGTGTGAGCGGGGGTTGTTTGGGTGA
- a CDS encoding acyl-CoA dehydrogenase family protein, translating into MDFAPSARSAEYLQRLQGFIAEHIAPFEDTYRRENAQTNAGADWRQWRLHPRIGELKRKAREAGLWNLFLPDAQLGAGLSVLDYAPLAEAMGHYEFAAEIFNCNAPDTGNMEVLHHFGSDAQKQQWLRPLLDGEIRSVFCMTEPDVASSDATNMQATVRVDGDHLVLDGRKWWSTGIGHPEAKLAIFMGLSDPDAEPHKRHSMVLVPLDAPGVRIERMLPTFGEFDPPYGHGEVVFDNVRVHKDQLILGLGQGFAIAQGRLGPGRIHHCMRAIGAAERALELTIRRGASRQAFGQPILRLGGNLERIAQARMAIDQARLLTLYAAWKIESFGVKAAMTEISAIKVVAPNMLQDIVDQAIQMHGGAGVSNDLPLTGLFMIARALRIADGPDEVHRAMVARMELAKYGLSSNRSRGANKESA; encoded by the coding sequence ATGGACTTCGCACCCAGCGCGCGCAGCGCCGAGTATTTGCAACGCCTGCAAGGCTTCATCGCCGAACACATCGCGCCGTTCGAGGACACCTATCGGCGCGAGAACGCGCAGACCAACGCCGGCGCCGACTGGCGCCAGTGGCGGCTGCATCCGCGTATCGGCGAACTCAAGCGAAAGGCGCGCGAGGCTGGGCTGTGGAATCTGTTCCTGCCCGATGCGCAGCTCGGCGCGGGCCTGTCGGTGCTCGATTACGCGCCGCTGGCCGAGGCCATGGGCCATTACGAATTCGCCGCGGAAATCTTCAACTGCAACGCGCCCGACACCGGCAACATGGAAGTGCTGCATCACTTCGGCAGCGATGCGCAGAAACAGCAGTGGCTGCGGCCGCTGCTGGACGGCGAGATCCGCTCGGTGTTCTGCATGACCGAGCCCGATGTGGCTTCGTCGGATGCGACCAATATGCAGGCGACCGTGCGCGTGGACGGCGATCACTTGGTGTTGGACGGCCGCAAGTGGTGGTCGACCGGCATCGGCCATCCCGAGGCGAAACTCGCGATCTTCATGGGCCTGTCCGACCCGGACGCCGAACCGCACAAGCGTCACAGCATGGTGCTGGTGCCGCTGGATGCGCCGGGCGTGCGGATCGAACGCATGCTGCCGACCTTCGGCGAGTTCGATCCGCCGTACGGCCACGGCGAGGTCGTGTTCGACAACGTGCGCGTGCACAAGGACCAGTTGATCCTCGGCCTGGGTCAGGGTTTCGCGATCGCGCAAGGACGGCTCGGCCCGGGCCGCATCCACCATTGCATGCGCGCGATCGGCGCGGCCGAGCGCGCGCTGGAACTGACCATCCGCCGCGGCGCCTCGCGCCAGGCGTTCGGCCAGCCGATCCTGCGCCTGGGCGGCAATCTCGAACGCATCGCGCAGGCGCGCATGGCGATCGATCAGGCGCGTCTGCTGACCTTGTACGCGGCCTGGAAAATCGAGAGCTTCGGGGTCAAGGCGGCGATGACCGAAATCTCGGCGATCAAGGTGGTCGCGCCGAACATGCTGCAGGACATCGTCGACCAGGCGATCCAGATGCACGGCGGCGCCGGGGTGTCGAACGATCTGCCGTTGACCGGATTGTTCATGATCGCGCGCGCCTTGCGCATTGCCGACGGCCCCGACGAAGTGCATCGTGCGATGGTCGCGCGCATGGAACTGGCCAAGTATGGTCTGTCTTCCAATCGCAGCCGCGGCGCCAACAAGGAATCCGCATGA
- a CDS encoding SDR family oxidoreductase, with protein MTSATRVFITGGASGLGRALAEGYARDGARVCIGDVNAARGEETLAALRASGATAHYLHCDVTREEDLQAAADWLLAQWGGVDLVFNNAGVADMGPVEAMPIADWQWMIDINLLGVVRGCKVFAPLLRKQGSGRLVNIASMAGLIHPPFAGAYNATKAAVVALSETLKAELGSAGIEVSVVCPAFFRTNLSESLRSTDPRYARWMRKLVDESTIGADEIATMIRAGVARGEFRILTHASARRFWMLKRFLPYSWYEAAMRRAGQGGAKKKPAPVGSKA; from the coding sequence ATGACCAGCGCAACCCGCGTCTTCATCACCGGCGGCGCATCCGGGCTCGGCCGCGCCCTTGCCGAAGGCTACGCCCGCGACGGCGCGCGCGTGTGCATCGGCGATGTAAACGCGGCGCGCGGCGAAGAAACCCTCGCGGCGTTGCGCGCGTCGGGGGCGACCGCGCATTACCTGCACTGCGATGTGACCCGCGAAGAAGACTTGCAGGCCGCGGCCGACTGGCTGCTGGCGCAATGGGGCGGGGTCGACCTGGTGTTCAACAATGCCGGCGTCGCCGACATGGGGCCGGTCGAGGCCATGCCGATCGCCGACTGGCAGTGGATGATCGACATCAACCTGCTCGGCGTGGTGCGCGGCTGCAAGGTGTTCGCGCCGTTGCTGCGCAAGCAGGGCAGCGGCCGGCTGGTCAACATCGCCTCGATGGCCGGTTTGATCCATCCGCCGTTCGCGGGCGCGTACAACGCGACCAAGGCCGCGGTGGTGGCGCTGTCGGAAACGCTCAAGGCCGAACTCGGATCGGCCGGCATCGAAGTCAGCGTGGTGTGTCCGGCGTTCTTTCGCACCAACCTCAGCGAAAGCCTGCGCAGCACCGACCCGCGCTATGCGCGCTGGATGCGCAAGCTGGTCGACGAATCCACCATCGGCGCCGACGAGATCGCGACGATGATCCGCGCCGGCGTGGCGCGCGGCGAGTTCCGCATCCTCACCCATGCCTCGGCGCGGCGGTTCTGGATGCTCAAGCGGTTCTTGCCTTACAGCTGGTACGAAGCGGCGATGCGTCGCGCCGGCCAGGGTGGGGCGAAGAAGAAGCCGGCGCCGGTCGGCAGCAAGGCATGA
- a CDS encoding phosphotransferase family protein, whose translation MSVAGERSSDGSRAVRAGEELDAAAVDAWLKPRLPHLQGTPQVTQYAGGASNWTYRLHYDNDDLILRRPPAGKKAKSAHDMGREFRIQQALRPVFPFVPAMYAHCEDLEVIGAEFYVMQRLDGLILRKNLPPGLELSRDKVRTLCIQVLDTLIALHQVDHRAAGLEHFAPGAGYGQRQIDGWSKRYTDARTWNVPGGGKIMAWLRANLPRDERICLTHNDFRFDNVVLDADDPTRVIGVLDWELATLGDPLMDVGNLLAYWVEAGDDFIARDTRRQPTHLPGMFTRREVMQYYSERTGMQPRSWAFYEVYGLFRLSAIAQQIYYRYHHRQTRNPAFKRFWLSVNYLHWRCRRAIAQDRRGR comes from the coding sequence ATGAGCGTGGCGGGCGAACGCAGCAGCGACGGCTCGCGCGCGGTGCGCGCGGGCGAGGAACTCGACGCGGCCGCGGTCGACGCCTGGCTCAAGCCGCGCCTGCCGCATCTGCAGGGTACGCCGCAGGTCACCCAGTACGCTGGCGGCGCGTCGAACTGGACCTATCGTCTGCACTACGACAACGACGACCTGATCCTGCGCCGCCCGCCGGCTGGCAAGAAGGCCAAGTCGGCGCACGATATGGGCCGCGAATTCCGCATCCAGCAGGCGCTGAGGCCGGTGTTTCCGTTCGTACCCGCGATGTACGCGCATTGCGAAGACCTTGAGGTGATCGGCGCGGAGTTCTACGTGATGCAGCGGCTCGATGGGCTGATCCTGCGCAAGAATCTGCCGCCCGGACTGGAACTGAGCCGCGACAAAGTGCGGACCCTGTGCATCCAGGTGCTGGACACCTTGATCGCATTGCATCAGGTCGATCATCGCGCCGCCGGCCTGGAGCACTTCGCGCCGGGCGCCGGTTACGGGCAGCGTCAAATCGACGGCTGGAGCAAGCGTTACACCGATGCGCGCACCTGGAACGTTCCCGGCGGCGGCAAGATCATGGCCTGGTTGCGGGCGAACCTGCCGCGGGACGAACGCATCTGCCTGACCCACAACGACTTCCGTTTCGATAATGTGGTGCTCGATGCGGACGATCCGACCCGGGTGATCGGCGTGCTGGACTGGGAGCTGGCGACGCTCGGCGATCCGTTGATGGATGTCGGCAATCTGCTCGCCTATTGGGTCGAGGCCGGCGACGACTTCATCGCCCGCGATACGCGGCGTCAACCGACTCATTTGCCCGGCATGTTCACTCGGCGCGAAGTCATGCAGTACTACAGCGAACGCACCGGCATGCAGCCGCGCAGTTGGGCGTTCTATGAGGTCTACGGACTGTTTCGCCTGTCGGCGATCGCCCAGCAGATCTATTACCGCTATCACCATCGGCAGACCCGCAACCCGGCGTTCAAACGCTTCTGGCTGTCGGTGAATTACCTGCATTGGCGTTGCCGACGCGCGATCGCGCAAGACCGGCGAGGGCGCTGA